Below is a genomic region from Mustela lutreola isolate mMusLut2 chromosome 1, mMusLut2.pri, whole genome shotgun sequence.
gcctgcttccctctctctctctctctgcctgcctctctgtctacttgtgatctctctctgtcaaataaataaataaaatcttaaaaaaaaatgcaaggaacAGAGGCCcccaggtgcctcagtcagtgaagtgtccgaGTCCGGCTCCTtgctggtcatggagcctacttaagattcttcctctgcctctgctcctccacccctCTAAAAAATGCAAGGAGTAACTGAAAAGATAAAGCCCTCCCTCCAGATGTGCTTTGCCAAACtagaaaaatgtcaacatttttaCATAAAGAAGTGATTATTATAAAAGTTGGGTGAGCGGTCACTTGTGAGGCCGGGAAGGGACGGTGACTAGGATAGGTTTCTGGGGCGGCCGGCAGAGTTCCAGTCCTTGAACTTCGGTGATGGTTGCACGAGTGTTTGCCTTAGAATAATTTGTTAAGCCACACATCCATGTTACTTCCGTATGtgtattttacttaacataaaaaGGCTTTCGGAGGGAGGTGCAGAAGGGCGTGAGCAGGCAAATATACCTAGTGTTTGGCAGAGGCACTTAACCCAACACCTGAGGGGCTACCTGAAGAGGAAGGGACTGTTAGGTTGAGACTTGCAGAGAGAGTCAGAGGTAACCAGGGGAAGGTGAGTGAAAAGCAGGACAACATTCCAGGCCGAGGGATCTGCGTGTGCAGAGGGCCGCGAGAGCATGGTACTTACAAGAGAGTGACAAGAGATGAAGCTAGAAAGACAGGCTCACCCAGTGGGTTACTTATAAGtgatttgcaatgacgtggatggaactagagggtatcatgcttagcgaaataagtcaatcggagaaagacaactatcatatgatctccctgatacgaggaagtagAGATTCAgcgtggggggtttgaggggaaggaaaagaataaatgaaacaagatgggatcgggagggagacaaaccataagagactcttaatcttacaaaacaaactggggagggggtagggagagggtggttgggttatggacattggggagggtatgtgccatggtgagtgctgtgaagtgtgtaaacctggcaattcacagacctgtacccctggggctaataatacattatatgtttagtaaaaaattaaaaaaaaaaaaagattggggctCTGTCCTAAGAGCaacaggaagcccagtgcaggacgGTGTTCTTGAGCCATTGCCCTGCTCCCAGTATGGGGATGGAATTAGAGGGGGCTGAGAAGAGAGGCGGGAAGGTCTGCTGGGAAGCTGTCACGGTTGTCTAGTCTACATTTTAGCCTGAACCAGGTTAGTAGCAAGAGGGCTGGGAAGAAAAGGACAGATCGGAGGAGAATTTGAACAGTAGAATTGACAGGGTTTGGTGACAAGGAAGTCAAAAGGTGATTGCCAGGCCTCTGGCTTGGGCATCCAAGTGGGCGACCATGCACTTTCTGAGAGAGGAATGCCCATGGAAGGGTGATCTGAAGACAAAAGCTCTTATTTTGAGGGGCCTGGATGGCGGTCAGGCAGAGCTGCTGGCAGGGAGCTGGCTGGAGGGATCTGGGAGTCTAGCGAAGCAGGAGCCGATCAGTCCGAGCTGGAGCCACCAACGTGTCAATCCCCTGCATGGAGGTAGTGTTGGGAGCTGTAGTGCTGGACATGCCTCCCCAGGAACGCAGTTGAGTCggggcccagcacagagccctgagATGCCAACGCCGAAGGGGTTGGGAGGGGAGGCAGCCAGCCACGCGGGAGGCACGTGTGTGGAGACCAGAGGCCAAGGGAACAGAGGGTGTGGAGGCTGGAGTAGGGTGAGTTGTGCTGAGAGGTCCACAAATAGCCAGGCAGACGCCTGCAGGACTCCGTGGCATGGAGATCACCAGGGCTCTGGTGGGAGCCAGCCTGGGGGGAGCAGTGAAGGCAGAAGCCAAGAAGTGCCTCTGGCTGTGGGACATGGGCtttggagagaagaaagcagacagAACAAAGGTCCACTGGCTTCCTaaagggccttttttttttttcttttgttttcaaagaaacaacatGATTTGCCCAGTGTTACCGGAGTGGAAACTGGAGTGGGAGAGATGGAAGgtgcaggggaaggaagggggagggattcAGAGCCAGGGGAGGCCTTGGCCTTGGGCAGAATcactggagagggagaggcggtggggagggggaggcgtggaCACAGTTGAGTTTGCAGATTTGGAGGCTAAGAGTTGAGTTTTTCAGCTGAAGGTTTGCATTTCAGCAAGAAAGGAAAGTTGTCTATTGAGGGGTGGTGGGGAAGTGTGGAGGAGGAGGCCTGCGGAGTTGTCAAGTTTGAGGAGGCATCACAAGGAGAAAGAGGGTGTGAGGAGTTAAGGAAGAAAAAGTTGGCAGCTGGAGATGGAATCTGGAGTTGGAAGCTACGTCCCCCCAGCCCTAGTTCTTAGCACCTCTGTAACCCCAGAAGAGCCACATAACCGAGCTTCGTGGTTCATTTTCAAGAGGAGGTACTGATAAGTGCTGCCCCAGTGGGTTGTTCAGACCCCACGGGAGAAGCCACGTAACCATGAGCCGCGAAGTAAAGCGCCAAGTACGCCAGCACCTCGGGGTTGTTCTCTGCAATGTCCAGGCCTTTCCTTTCTTCACCTTCTCCTCCTGCTGCAGGCCTGGGTTGCCAACTACGAGAGACCCCGAATGAACGCCAACTCCCTGCTGGCCAGCCCCACGGGCCTCAGCCCCTACCTGCGCTTTGGCTGCCTCTCGTGCCGCCTCTTCTACTACCGCCTGTGGGACCTGTATAAAAAGGTGAGGGGGCGGCGGGGCCACCATGCCCTGTCCCCACTTGCAGCCCCGCGGACCAGCCTTCTGGGCCAGTCAGACACCCTGCAGAGGGTTGGCGGGAACCGGGTTGTGGATTCTAGGGGTGCTTACGTGTGTGTATGGTCCAGAGAAGGTGGGGGGTCCACATCCAAGACGTGGCAGAGCCCAGCACCACCCAAACAGCTGATCTAAGTAATCTCCAGGTTATCAAGTAGAGCAGGATGGGCCGAAAAGCTGAGCTCAGGGTGTGACCCTCGAGGTGGCAGATCTGCCGCGAGCAGGTGGATGGGGGGGCAAGCACttgggctgggaggcagggagggcaggacTGGAACCAGTGCTGAGCAGAAGAGCTCAGCAGTCCTCTGTGGGGCTGGTCCGCAGCATGTAATCGGGGAGTCCGGGAGCCGCTGCTCTCTACCACTGACGAGGagatgacctgggctgaaggcagggctGTCCTCTGTGGACTGTAGGCCAATAACCCTAAGGTGGTGTGCCTGcccccagaaggaaaagagagggacaCATCCAACTGTCCACCTTCAGCAGGTCGCCCTTCCATCTGTGTTGTTTCATGCTATGTCCCTGTCCTTGCCTGGAGCAGGATGGGGTGCCATGGGGTGGCTGTGCCAATTTGAAATCTTGGGATTTCAGGAAGGTCGTTATTTGCAGGGAGGCCTGGGCTGATCTTTCAGTTCCTTCAGATCCAGGCTGTCATAATCACTTATTTAACCAGAATCTAAAGTGAACATTTTTTATGCACTGATGGGAAAACTCCCTTTGACTCTGTAGAAAGTGGAGCCAAGCAGGGACCCTTGAGGGCAAGGGTGGGCCAGGCCTGAGGAGTTGGGTTCCCGGTGCCCACAGCCAGGGTCTGGGGTTTCAGACTGCGGGCACGCTGGGCCACTGTGAGGGCATAGCCCCTTCACATGTCTATGCCACCACATTCATTGAGGCTCCAGATTGCTCTGTGGGAGAGATCTGAGTGACCCGGCGCCGGGGGCTGGGCGAGTGTTACATCCATGTGCTACCCCACCCCCCAGGTGAAGCGGAACAGCACACCCCCCCTCTCCCTGTTTGGGCAACTCCTGTGGCGAGAGTTCTTCTACACGGCAGCCACCAACAACCCCAGGTTTGACCGCATGGAAGGGAACCCCATCTGCATCCAGATCCCCTGGGACCGCAACCCCGAGGCCCTGGCCAAGTGGGCCGAGGGCAAGACAGGCTTCCCTTGGATTGACGCCATCATGACCCAGCTGAGGCAGGAGGGCTGGATCCACCATCTGGCCCGGCACGCCGTGGCCTGCTTCCTCACCCGCGGGGACCTCTGGGTCAGCTGGGAGAGCGGGGTCCGGGTGAGTCTCTCTCAGGGGAAGCAGGCCCATACCCTCTCATCAGGCCCAGCAAGGGTAGCCCTCTTCTGGCCTGGGGCATGGGGTGGGATCCCTGGATCCAGGGGATCCCCTCCAGATCCCTCTTGTCTTATCAGCAGGAGGGCTTTGGCTCTCTTCCCTCCATGGTGCGTGTGGTAACTTGGGGGGAACCCTAGCAGTAGGTCCCCATCGAGGCTGACTgtcccaccctctccccatctAGGTATTTGATGAGCTGCTCCTCGATGCGGATTTCAGTGTGAACGCAGGCAGCTGGATGTGGCTGTCCTGCAGTGCTTTCTTCCAGCAGTTCTTTCACTGCTACTGCCCTGTGGGCTTTGGCCGCCGCACGGACCCCAGTGGGGACTACATCAGGTAAGGATGCAGTCCAGGCTGTCTGGCTCCTGGCTGCTGGGACCAGCTCCTAAGATAAGATAGTCTTGGcggggggcgcatgggtggctcagtccttaagtgtctgcgttcggctcaggtcacgatcccagcatcctgggatcgactcagcaggaagcctgcctctccctctccctctcctactccccgtgcttgtgttccctctctctctgtctttgtcaaataaataaataaaatctttaaaaagtaaaacgtAGATACCTGTGTCCTTTGAAGGAAAGTCGCAGCATGCTGACCCGCTGTCCAATGCGTGTTTCAGGCGCTACCTGCCCATATTGAAAGGGTTCCCCTCTCGATACATCTATGAGCCCTGGAATGCCCCTGAGTCCATTCAGAAGGCAGCCAAGTGCATCATTGGTGTGGACTACCCCCGGCCCATCGTCAACCACGCTGAGACCAGCCGGCTCAACATCGAGCGAATGAAGCAGATTTACCAGCAGCTGTCCCGCTACCGGGGACTCTGTAAGGAGCCActactcccacccccatcccctccctcaCTTAAGGGACGCTCCTGTGGGCTCAGCGGGGATTTCCAGGTCCTTCCTGCAGAGGGAGACCAAGTACTCTCTTCTCAGCTATTAAGTTAAGGGGTGCAGGGCACTCCAGGCTGGGCTGCATCAGGCCTCTCTCAAGTGTGGCGGGTGGGAAGAAGTGGAACCTCAGCGTCATGGCCCAGCACCCCCTGTCCCCCACCGCCCATCCTGTCTTCAGCTGCCCTATGGCTCTCTGCATTCCCATGAGATGACGTTCTGATtgctcccctgcctctcccccaggtcTGCTGGCATCTGTCCCTTCCTGTGTAGAAGACCTCAACAACCCGGTGGCAGAGCCCAGCTCGAGCCAGACTGGGAGCATGAGCAGTGCAGGTGAGTAGCAGCTGGCCTCCTGTGGCCTGTGTCCGTCCGGAGACCACCGCAGAACTAGAGTCACAGGGGCCTGAGGACAAAGGCTGGAATGAATCTATGCCCCATGTACAGAGCTTATCGTCCACTGGGGAGAGACAAATAGTAAAGGAACTGTGCAAGATCATTTCCGATAACACGTGCTTTGGGGGAAATAAAATTGAACAATCTGATGTGAGAGGCGCTGGGGAAGGGGGACTCCCTCAGGTACTTCAGATCAGAGCGGTCAGGGAACGCCCGTCTCAGCCGCGACCCAAGTGCCGAGCAGAACCCGGCTTTCCGGGAACTgggagaagagcattccaggcaaagggaGTAGCAGGGAGAGACCAGAGACATGCAAGGAACAGAAAGGGAAGCCAGGGTGGCCGGCCTGTCTCAAGGGAGGAGTCAGAGTGAGACGAGGACAAGCTGTGGCAGGAGTGGCGTCCCCGGGCTCTGCGTGGGTGAGGGGAGGAGTGGCGTCAGTGCCCTAAGAAGGCACAGCCTGGTGGTCAGCAGGGTGGAGGTGCGGGGCTTTGATCTAGGTTTTCAGAagctcactctgcctgctgtgtgGAGGGGACAGTGTGGGCAGGAGCGAGGACAGGGAGGCTAGAAAGGAGGCAGCCGTTCTTGTCCAGGCAGGAGGTGGCGGCAcagcctggtggtggtggtgccgAATTCTTTGCCTCccaacagccccccaccccgccccacagCCCGCCCCAGCTCTGGGCGAAGTATCAGTAAGGTGAGACCGGGAAGACCTCCTGGGTTTCTGCAGCTTGCCCAGCCAGGCCGGCTCTGCAGAGGAGGTGCTGCCTCAGGAGGCTGAGCCAGCGTCCCGGGGGCAATGCCTGACCTTGGAAGCAAGGGCAGCAGACAAACCAAATCTGTCTCTGGCCTGGAGCCCGTGGGGCTTGGGCCCCAGAACTGGCCCTACTGCCAGCATGCTGGGTTATGCTCTCCTTAGACATTTCAGGGCAAGGTCACTGCTGGAAGGAAGGCTGAGGGGCAGGCCTGTGAAGCAACATGTGGGCACGGCTTCGATGCAGGCTCCTGGCTCGGAAAAGAGCTGCCACTGCCCAGTTTTGGGTCATCTTGGCTTTAGTCACAGTCCGTTTGACACTTTGACTTGCTTCCCTACAGGCCCAAGACCACTCCCCAGTGGCCCAGCGTCCCCCAAACGCAAGCTGGAAGCAGCCGAGGAACCACCGGGTGAAGAACTCAGCAAACGGGCCAGGGTGGCAGAGTTGCCCTCCCCAGAGCTGCCGAGCAGGGATGTCTGAGAGTGAGTGACAGCAGCTTAGAGGCACCTTTGGGAAGGAAGGTGGGAACGGGTTTGGAGCTGAAGGTTAAAACCCAGCAAATTAGATTAAAACCTGGTAGGGAttgcatgatttttttcctttggatttcaACTTTAAATTTCTACCATTCTGACTtccatacttttaaattttaaaaaggatgtttGAAAgtaaagcctttttattttttttaccaactAAGGGAAAGGGAATAGTTTTTAACTCTTTCTACTTATCAAAGTGAGTGAGATCCAACAAAAAGAAAGTAGAGCCCAGGAGGTAAAGCTGTGGGAGAATCGGCCCCGTGGCAGGGTCTGAAGAGGCTCCTGGGCCCTCTGCCACCACGGACAGGCTGCGTCCCTGTGCGCTGGGGGGAGGCCCAGCCCCAGCTGAGGACCAATAGGGTCTGGCTGCCCATCATCAGCGCCTCTTAAAGCCACTCCTTCATTCCCACCTTCCACATGGCCTTGGCTCTGGGCTTCCGTGTCAGCACTCAGCTTTCTTGGAAGCCCCCTGAAtgtcatgaaaaaacaaaaataaaacctggcTCCTTCCACAGAGCAGGAAGGGACTTTCTTGCCTTTCTTGGGGAAGTATAAATCCCTCTTCTCTTTGAGTCATCATCTCAGGTGTTCCTTATGCGCCGTGCCTGTGTCACTGGACTggagagtgattttttttctctgtggaaCCAATTACTTCTTTTTTCCCAGCCCTTCCATTTCAGGGCTAGGCAGGGCCATCTGGTTTGAGCGTCTGTGCTTGAGTGCTGTGTTTGACACTCGTGCCCTTTACCCTGCTAGGCTCTGTGTGCTAGACGTTGCTCACTGATTTGTACTGGCTTGTTCTAGAAGCACTGGCAGCCTTAGATACTACTTAGACACTACCAGATAGTATCTCAGGTGCTGCTCTCTTTGTTAACTCTTAGCTCTGTGATACTAAGCAAAGTTTATTCTCTCTTATAAATCTGGAGCTTGCCAGGCTGGTACTCCGACTTTCAGGCGAGAAGATCCAAGAATA
It encodes:
- the CRY2 gene encoding cryptochrome-2 isoform X1; this translates as MAAAVVTAAAAAPAPAPAAGVDGASSVHWFRKGLRLHDNPALLAAVRGARCVRCVYILDPWFAASSSVGINRWRFLLQSLEDLDTSLRKLNSRLFVVRGQPADVFPRLFKEWGVTRLTFEYDSEPFGKERDAAIMKMAKEAGVEVVTENSHTLYDLDKIIELNGQKPPLTYKRFQAIISRMELPKKPVGSVTSQQMESCRADIQENHDDTYGVPSLEELGFPTEGLGPAVWQGGETEALARLDKHLERKAWVANYERPRMNANSLLASPTGLSPYLRFGCLSCRLFYYRLWDLYKKVKRNSTPPLSLFGQLLWREFFYTAATNNPRFDRMEGNPICIQIPWDRNPEALAKWAEGKTGFPWIDAIMTQLRQEGWIHHLARHAVACFLTRGDLWVSWESGVRVFDELLLDADFSVNAGSWMWLSCSAFFQQFFHCYCPVGFGRRTDPSGDYIRRYLPILKGFPSRYIYEPWNAPESIQKAAKCIIGVDYPRPIVNHAETSRLNIERMKQIYQQLSRYRGLCLLASVPSCVEDLNNPVAEPSSSQTGSMSSAGPRPLPSGPASPKRKLEAAEEPPGEELSKRARVAELPSPELPSRDV
- the CRY2 gene encoding cryptochrome-2 isoform X2, with the translated sequence MIWTRDSTSTPGNLELSPSFGPALLHYLRHLLLLSGLHFPSRIIELNGQKPPLTYKRFQAIISRMELPKKPVGSVTSQQMESCRADIQENHDDTYGVPSLEELGFPTEGLGPAVWQGGETEALARLDKHLERKAWVANYERPRMNANSLLASPTGLSPYLRFGCLSCRLFYYRLWDLYKKVKRNSTPPLSLFGQLLWREFFYTAATNNPRFDRMEGNPICIQIPWDRNPEALAKWAEGKTGFPWIDAIMTQLRQEGWIHHLARHAVACFLTRGDLWVSWESGVRVFDELLLDADFSVNAGSWMWLSCSAFFQQFFHCYCPVGFGRRTDPSGDYIRRYLPILKGFPSRYIYEPWNAPESIQKAAKCIIGVDYPRPIVNHAETSRLNIERMKQIYQQLSRYRGLCLLASVPSCVEDLNNPVAEPSSSQTGSMSSAGPRPLPSGPASPKRKLEAAEEPPGEELSKRARVAELPSPELPSRDV